A stretch of Crossiella cryophila DNA encodes these proteins:
- a CDS encoding carbohydrate ABC transporter permease: MSAFDRERPAARATRLSVALALALMWLLPLGWALSTALRPEADTTRIPVRWLPERPTLDAFGKVLGETGLLTWFGNSVLVGVLVTVLTVLLASMAAYGLSRTEFRGRQVLLWVIVAGIVVPPQVLIVPLFSQMVGLGLVDTYWGLVLPQIVLPAMVYVLKKFFDGVPRELEEAARVDGASRWRIYWSIMLPLARPALAAVAIFTFVTTWNNFLWPFIVATDPDMMTIPVGLASVQSSYGLRYAQVMAGSVLGGLPLLVFFLVFQRQVVRGITTTGVKG, translated from the coding sequence CTTCGACCGGGAACGCCCCGCCGCCCGCGCCACCCGGCTGTCCGTGGCACTCGCGCTGGCGCTGATGTGGTTGCTGCCGCTGGGCTGGGCGCTGTCCACCGCACTGCGCCCGGAGGCGGACACCACGAGGATCCCGGTGCGCTGGCTGCCGGAACGGCCGACCCTGGACGCCTTCGGCAAGGTGCTCGGCGAGACCGGGCTGCTGACCTGGTTCGGCAACAGCGTGCTGGTCGGCGTACTGGTGACGGTGCTGACCGTGTTGCTGGCCAGCATGGCCGCCTACGGCCTGTCCCGCACCGAGTTCCGCGGCCGCCAGGTGCTGCTGTGGGTGATCGTGGCCGGGATCGTGGTGCCGCCACAGGTGCTGATCGTGCCGCTGTTCAGCCAGATGGTCGGGCTGGGCCTGGTGGACACCTACTGGGGCCTGGTGCTGCCGCAGATCGTGTTGCCCGCCATGGTGTACGTGCTGAAGAAGTTCTTCGACGGCGTGCCGCGCGAACTGGAGGAGGCGGCCAGGGTGGACGGCGCGAGCCGGTGGCGGATCTACTGGAGCATCATGCTCCCGCTGGCCCGCCCGGCACTGGCCGCTGTCGCCATCTTCACCTTCGTCACCACCTGGAACAACTTCCTGTGGCCGTTCATCGTGGCCACCGACCCGGACATGATGACCATCCCGGTCGGCCTGGCCTCGGTGCAGAGCAGCTACGGTCTGCGGTACGCCCAGGTGATGGCAGGCAGCGTGCTCGGCGGGCTGCCGCTGCTGGTGTTCTTCCTGGTGTTCCAGCGCCAGGTGGTGCGGGGCATCACCACCACGGGCGTCAAAGGCTAG
- a CDS encoding VOC family protein yields MHPINSRIILRPTDPARSTAFYRDTLGLAISREFPGGTVFFLGQGYLEVSGHSGDGGSGNVALWLQVRDLAATHRELVDRGVTVQREPRCEPWGLHEMWISDPDGVRIVLVEVPPDHPIRKDSRPPSD; encoded by the coding sequence GTGCACCCGATCAACAGCCGGATCATCCTGCGGCCGACCGATCCGGCCCGCTCCACCGCGTTCTACCGGGACACCCTCGGCCTGGCCATCAGCCGGGAGTTCCCCGGCGGCACGGTGTTCTTCCTCGGCCAGGGCTACCTGGAGGTCTCCGGGCACAGCGGGGACGGCGGTTCGGGCAACGTCGCGTTGTGGTTGCAGGTAAGGGATCTCGCGGCCACCCACCGCGAACTGGTGGACCGCGGCGTGACCGTGCAGCGGGAACCGCGCTGCGAGCCGTGGGGCCTGCACGAGATGTGGATCAGCGATCCGGACGGGGTGCGCATCGTGCTCGTCGAGGTGCCCCCGGATCACCCCATCCGCAAGGATTCCCGGCCCCCTAGCGACTGA